The region CTAAACATTTCTGCATATTCTTCTCAAACTTTTAAAACATCAGAAACTTTATTCACAAAACTTTTTTACCCTATATAACTAATAAAGAAGTTTTTATCCTTAATAGTAAGTTGGATTACAAACAACCATTATTTTGTTAGTTTATCAAGTTAAATCAGAAAAAGCAACGATAAAAAATTAGAGCTTAATTGACTCTATAAAGTTTTAAATCAAATAACTTTATAATATAACAAAGATATTACAACTTTATTGTATTAGATTTTTTTAATAATGTTCTAAGAATTTAATTAATAAAGTTGTACTTAAGAAGTTTTAAGGAAATAGATAATGTCAAAGAAAAAGAAGTTTTTTGGTTTAATAATTATTATTATTCTTATATTAACTATTTTCTCAACAGCCTTACCAATACTTTATTCTAATGATAAAGCAGGGAAAGTAAATAAAGAGATTGAAAATATTCATTTTGATTTTTTAAAAGATGAAACTAAAAAATATGTATTACTATTTTTCGGTTACGCAGGTTGTGATAATATCTGTCCTCCAGCATTAAATGAGATAAGTCAAATATATGATAAGTTAGATAAAGAACAATTCAGTTTTTATTTTATTAATTTACAACCTAATATATCTAAAGATGGTGTGGATCCATTTGCTAAGGCTTTTAATAAAGACTTCAAAGGAATCTATTTAGACAATAAAAAACTAATTGATATAACAACAAAATTTCAAATAAAATATTCACCTATAAATAGTATTGATATTGATCATACAGGTTTTTTATATCTATTAGAAAAAAGTGGTAATACTATATATAAACAAAAATTCATATACACGGCAAGACCATTTGATATTGAATATATATCAAATGATTTAAATACAATAAATAGGATTAACAATGATTAAAGTACTTTTCCCATTTTTAGATAAAAGCTTATCTAAAGAGATTCAAGAAAGTTTGGTTAAAGAGTATGAAAATGCAGATAAAATGATGCTTATAGTATCAATAGTAAGTTTTTTCATTGTCGCACTAATAACTTCATATTCTAATGAAGCATATAAACTTGGTATTATAGGTGGAGGTATAGCTTTAGCATCTACCATCATAGCCTATAAAGTGTTTAAAGGAACGGTTCTTTCTCGTATTATTTTTGGTACAGCATTTACTGTTTATCCAGCTATTATGGTTTCTCAACAGCTTGGTATGATAGAGATGCACTTTTTCTTTTTTGTTTATGTTGCAGCTCTTGTAGTATATAAAGACCTTACAGCAATTTTAGCAATGACTGTAGTAACAGGTGTACACCACTTGTTATTCACATATTTACAATTAAATGGTGCTACTGTTATGGGGCATGAAATTATATTGATGAGTACTAACTGTAGTTGGTTGTTTACTTTTATTCATATTATTGTATTTGTTTTTGAAGAAATAGTTCTTATTTATATTGTTTATTCAGTAATAAAACAGTTCATTGAAGCTAAAAAACTTCAATTAGAAGCAACAGCTTCGTTTGAAAAGTTACAAAAAGAAACTTTACTAAATAAAAGTATTATAGATGAAACTATTGAAGTAGCAAATAGTGTTAATGAAGGGAAACTAACAAAAAGAGTTCACTCAGATACTACAGATGAGAACATTAAGTCCTTAAAAGAGATTATCAATAATATGATGGATAATTTAGAAAATAAAATTGCAGATGATATTAATAAAATCTTGATTGTATTGGAAAATTTCACAAATTATGACTTTACTACAAAAGTTGATTCTAAAGGTGAAACTGCTGAGAATTTAAATAAATTAGCAGATGGTATTACAAAAATTTTAACAGAAGATAAACAAAATGGGCTTGTTATTCAAAATAGTGCTATGACATTATCTTCAACTGTAAAAACATTAAATGAGTCTTCAAATCAAGCTGCAGCTTCCCTTGAAGAAACAGCTGCAGCAGTGGAAGAGATAACATCTATTATCAAATCAAGTAATGCAAATATAAATAAAATGTTTACCCTTGCAAATAATTTAAATAGTTCTGCACAAGAGGGTGAGAGTTTAGCAACAAAAACAACTACAGCTATGGAAGATATAAATGCACAAGTTCAAGCTATTAATGAATCAATTACAGTAATTGATCAAATAGCTTTCCAAACAAATATTCTTTCATTAAATGCTGCTGTTGAAGCTGCTACTGCAGGAGAAGCAGGTAAAGGGTTTGCAGTGGTTGCACAAGAGGTAAGAAACCTTGCTTCACGTTCTGCTGAAGCAGCTAAAGAGATAAAAGATTTAGTGGAAAATGCCACAACAAAAGCAAATGAAGGTAAAACAATTGCATCAGATATGATAGGTGGATATAGTGATTTAACTAGCAAAATTAGTGAAACAATTGAATTAATCACAAATGTTACAAGTGCAAGTAAAGAGCAAGAAACAGGAATTGTGCAAATTAATGATGCAATCAATTCTTTAGATAAACAAACTCAGCAAAATGCTTCAGTAGCAAATGAAACAAATGATATAGCAATTCAAACTCAACAAATTGCAGAGATAATTTTAAAAAGTGCTGATGAAAAAGAGTTTATAGGTAAAGATACTGTTCAAGCAACAAAACTTGAAAAAGTAGAGAAAGTAGATTCTGTTGTTAAACCTGAAAAGAAAAAAGAGCAAGTAGAGGTAAAAACAAAAATTGAAGTAGATTCAAATAGTGATGAGTGGGAAAGCTTTTAAATATAAAAGTTCTCCTAGCTAAAATTTATTATCCAATTAAAAATTCTTTGGTATCTTTTGTAAGAAAAGAGCATTTTATGATGCTCTTTTCTCCAAATTTTCAGGAGAGTATTAAAAACTCAAATGATATAAAATTATAAGTTTTGTTAGGCTTATTTGAAAAAAATTTTCAATTCTTTTATAACTTCCTTAGGCTTCTCTTCTGGCAAAAAATGGCCACAATCAAGTGTTTTACCACTTACATTACTAGCATATTCTTCCCAAACTTTTAAAACATTATAGGTTTTATTTATAAAACCTTTTTCTCCCCAAAGAATTAAAAGTGGAGTTTCAACTTTTTTATCTGTGTTTTTTTTATCATCTTTCATATCTATTGTGGCTGCTGCTCTATAGTCTTCGCAAGTAGCATGAATAGAATCTTTGTCAAAACATCTTATATATTCTTTTATGGCTTCTTTATCAAATTTATTTTCAAAGCTAATAGCTTTATCACTCCATCTTTTTAGTTTCTCTTTTAAATAATAAGTTGGGTTTTGAGCAATCATTGTTTCTGGAAGTTCATCTGGCTGTATTAAAAAAAACCAATGATAATAACCAGTAGCAAAGTTTTGGTCTGTATTTTGAAACATATGATAAGTTGGTGCAATATCCATTACGCATGCTTTTAATATATTTTCAGGATAATCTAAACAAAGTCTATGGGTAACTCTTGCTCCTCTGTCGTGTCCCGCAACAAAAAACTCATCGAAACCTAAATATTTCATCAGTTCAATCATATCTTTTGCCATAGTTTTTTTTGAATAATTTTGATGGTTTTCTAAACCTTTTGGTTTTGAACTATCTCCATAACCTCTTAAATCAGGACAAATTACATAATAAAATTTTGAAAGTTCATTTGCAACTTTATGCCACATAGTATGTGTTTGAGGATATCCATGAATTAGTAAAAGAGCTTTTCCTTTTCCTCCATGTTTATAGTTTATTGTTATATCTTCTAGTCGCAGTTTGTCTTTTTTAAATATATCTGAGAAAAGCATAAAACTCCTTTTTTGAAAATTTTATCAAAAAATTAACTAAAAATTATAAAATATTAATGAATATAAATCACTTCAAGAAAGATTAAAGTTAACTTAGATAAAATCACGACTCTATTTTAAATAGAAAACCTCACATGTGTCAATCCTGGTATGGGTTGTGACAAGTTAATTGTACTTGCCATTAAGGGGCACAGAGGCTAAACCCTAAAAAATTAAAACAAGGAAAAACTATGGTTACTATGAAAGACCTATTAGAATGTGGTGTACACTTCGGACACCAAACAAGAAGATGGAATCCAAAAATGAAAAAATTCATTTTCGGTGTAAGAAAAAATATTTATATTATTGACTTACAAAAAACGTTAAGATATTTCAGATATACATATAATGTAGTTAGAGATGCAGCAGCAGAAGGTCAAACAATGATTTTCGTTGGTACAAAGAAACAAGCTAGTTCAGCTGTTAAAGATGCAGCAATCAAATGTGGAATGCCTTATGTAAACCACAGATGGCTAGGTGGAATGTTAACTAACTACGGAACAATTAAAAAATCAATTAGAAAATTAGAAGTAATTAAAAAAATGAGAGAAGAAGGTCAATTAGATCTTTTAACTAAAAAAGAAGCTTTAATGCTTACAAGAAAAGAAGAAAAATTAGAACTTTATCTTGGTGGTATTAAAGAGATGAATAAACTTCCAGACTTAATGTTCGTTTTAGATGCAGTAAAAGAAAAAATTGCTATTCAAGAAGCTAGAAGATTAGGAATCAAAGTTGTAGCTCCTTTAGATACTAACTGTGACCCTGATGTAGTTGATTATCCAATCCCTGGAAATGATGATGCAATTAGATCTATTCAACTATTTTGTAATGAAATGGCTGAAGCTATGAACGAAGGTAAAGCTGCATTAGCTGATGAAGCTGGTGAAGAGATTCCTGTATCTGAAGAAGAAGCTCAAGAAGTAGTTGCTGAAGCAGTAGCAGAGGGTGAAGCTGAAGCTGTAGAAACTGAAGAAAAAACAGAGGAAGCATAATATGGCAGGAGCAACTCCAAAATTAATTAAAGAGTTAAGAGAGAAATCTGGTGCAGGAATGCTTGATTGTAAAAAAGCACTTAATGAGTGTGATGGAAACATTGAAGAAGCACAAACTTGGTTAAGAGAGCAAGGTCTTGCAAAAGCTGCTAAAAAATCAGGTAATGTTGCTGCTGAAGGTATTGTTACTATTTTAGTTAATGATGACAATACTAAAGCTACTATGACAGAAATTAACTCACAAACAGACTTTGTTGCTAAAAATGCACAATTCTTAGAGTTAACAAGTCAAATTACAACTCACGCACAAGTTAATAACTTAAATGATGCAGAAGCATTAGCTTCTTCTTCAATTGAAGGGCAAGAGTTTACAACTTTCTTAAATGAAAAAATTGCAGTAATTGGTGAAAACTTAGTTGCTAGAAAAGTTGTTAATGTTGAAGGTCCAGTAGTTAATGGTTATGTACACTTAGGAAAAGTAGGTGTTATTTTAGCTGCTAAATGTGATGATGCAGCAAAAGAAAAAACTGTTGATCTATTAAAAAAAGTTGCTATGCATGCAGCTTCAATGAAACCAACTGTTATTTCGTATGAAGATTTATCAGCTGAGTTTATTGAATCAGAAAACAAAGCAATTATTGCTGATATTGAAAAAGAGAATGAAGAGTTAGTAAGACTTGGTAAACCTCTTAAAAATATTCCTCAGTTTGTTTCTAAACAACAATTAACTGATGAAGCAATTGCAGCTGCTGAAGCTGAAATGAAAGAAGAGTTATTAGCTCAAGGTAAACCAGAGAAAATTATCGGAAACATTGTTAAAGGTAAAATTGCTAGATGGATTGAAGATAACTCTCAATTAGATAAAACACATGCTTTATTATCTCAAACATATGTTATGGATGATTCAATGACTGTTGAAGAAGCTATTAAAGCTGTTGATGCATCAATTGAAATCGTAGAGTATGTTAGATTTGAACTTGGTGAAGGAATCGAGAAAAAAGAAGAAGATTTCGCAGCTGAAGTTGCAGCTCAAATGGGTAAATAATAATTTAACATATGAAGTCAGAATAATGGGTGAAACAAATACAAATAACGCACCCATTTCTGACGACTCTAAAATACTGCTTGAAGCAAAAAATTTAACTCATGAATTTGATTATAAGCTTTTTGAAAATATAAATTTATCTCTACATAAAAAAGAATCTATTGCAATTATTGGTGTTAGTGGAAGTGGTAAATCAACACTTTTAAATATACTTTCATCTTTATTAAAACCTAAAATAGGGGAAATAGTTTTTAAAAATAAAGATATCTATAAACTCAAAAAGAAAAAACTTTTAAATATAAGAAGAGAAGATTTTGGTATAATATTTCAAGCACATTACCTTTTTAGAGGTTTTTCTGCAAATGATAATTTAGAGATTGCTACACTATTAAGTGGAAATAGTATAGACAAAGATTTATTAAAAATGTTAAATATAGATTTTGTAATAAATCAAAGTGTAGGAGAATTAAGTGGTGGACAACAACAAAGATTGTCTATAGCAAGAGTCCTTACAAAAAAACCTCAAATTATATTTGCAGATGAACCTACAGGTAATTTAGACAAACAGACCGCACAAGTTGTAATGCAAGTGCTTCATAAATATATAAAAGATAATGATGCAGGTATGATACTTGTAACTCATGAAGATGATTTAGCAATGCAGTGTGACAAAGTCTATAAACTAGAAAACTTACAATTGGAAGAGTTGAAGTAATGGATTTGATTTTAGTAACAAAAACACCAATTATAGAAAAAATATTCACACTTGTTTGTGCAAAATTAGGTTTAAATTTAAGTGTTCAAGCAGATATTAGCTTTGATGATAGTGTCGATATCATTATTGTAGATGAAGAGTTTGTAACAGAAGAATTTAATAGTTTAAAAACATTTACAAAAAAACTTGCTGCCATAGTTAGTGAGGAACTACCTTTCGATAAATCAAGAGATTTTATTATAAATAGACCATTTTTACCTACTGAATTAGAAGTACTATTAAAAGAACAAATAGAGTTTATAAATGATGAAAAAGAGTTTAATAAAAAAGAATATCAACCTATAGAAGATTTTAATTCAGAATTTAGTGAAGAGGATATTATCTCTAATTATGTAGAATCTCTTGCCGAAGATGTTGCAATGGATATCGAAGAAGAGAGTGATGAAAGTATTGTAACTATTGCATCTTTAAACAATGGTGGAGTTTTAGATAATAATGAATTAACTAAAATTAGTGATATTTTACATGATGATGAGATACATGATAAAGTCTCACATAGCGTTGATGAAAACGATTGGAAAGATATCAATGCTATTATAGATGATGCACTTAGTGAAGTAAAAGAGTATGAGTTTGATTTAGAACCTCAGGATGAAAATAAACCAAGAAAACTTATTTTAAATAACTATAGTATTAATGAATTAAAACCTTTTTTACAAAAATTTGATCAAAATGTTATAGATAAACTATCAAGTGGTGAAGATGTAGATGTTACATTATCTTTAAAGGTTAGTAAATAATGGAAAAAAAAGGTGCGATTCTAATTTTATCAGGACCTAGTGGCTGTGGTAAATCAACTTTATTAAAAAATGTTTATAAACAAATAGGTGATTATCATTTTTCTATCTCTACAACTACAAGAGAACCAAGAGAAGGGGAAGTAGATGGAGTTGATTATTATTTTGTATCAAGAGAAGAGTTTGAAGAAGATATAAAAAAAGGACATTTTTTAGAGTGGGCAGAGGTACATGGTAATTATTATGGTACATCATTGAAACCAATAATTTCAGCAGTAAACGAAGGTAAACTTGTAATATTTGATATAGATGTTCAAGGTCATACTATAGTTAGAAAAAAATTAGATAATATAGTTACCTCTGTATTTATAACAACACCATCTTTAATGGATTTAGAAAATAGACTAAAAAGTAGAAATACTGATTCAGATGAAGTGATTGAAAAAAGATTAACAAATGCAAAAACTGAAATTAAATATTTTAGAAAATATGATTATTTTATAATTAACGATGATTTAGAAGAAGCTTCAAAAAGTTTAGTTGCTATTGCAAATATTGCAAGGGTAAAAGCAAAATTATTTAATGATGAAGAGATTATAGCTAAGTGGTTAGCTAAATAATCTCATCATAACTTAAAGGCGCATCAAAATAATAACCTTGACAGTAGTCAATCCCAATATCTTTTATCACAGTATAAATCTCTTCTTCTGAAACAAACTCTGCAACAGTTTTAAAACCAAATTTTTTAGCAAATTCATCAATAGTTTTTACAATAATTTGTTGATTTTTAGATTCATTTATTCCTCTTATTAATGAGCCATCAATTTTTACATAATTAATATCAAGATTTACAAGCATATTAAAGTTAGAATACCCAGCACCAAAGTCATCTACTCCAATATTACATTCATAGTTATTCATATTGTTAATAAATTTAAATACTTCAGAAAAGTCTGAAATTTCTTCAGATTCTAAAATTTCAAATTCTAGTTTATTTGCATATTCTCTATTTTCTTCAATTACTCCATAAACGTATTCCATAGTACTAGAACTGGCAATATCTTCAAATGATATATTAACAGCTACTCTTTTGTTTTTTGTTTTAATTAAGTTAAAAGCTTCATTAATCATGATTTTGATGATATTTGGATAAAGTTTTGCTTTTTTTGCAATATCTAAAAAAGTAAATGGGGATACAACAGTACCATCTTCATCTATGTATCTTACAAGTGCTTCATATTTGTAAATCTCTTTTGTTTGGGTATCTACAATGGGTTGAAAATATGCTTTAAAGTTTCCATTTTTTACACCATTTTTAATTTTTTTAATCCATTTAATATTTTCTTCAAATGATTCTTGAATATTAAATGAGTCGTTATAAATTAAAATTGGTTCAAATTTCTTCCTTGCATATGCAATAACTCTTTGGGCATATTTATAAGCATTCCCATCTCTACTTTTTGCTATACCAATAGTGATATTTAAGTCAATTTCATGTTCATCGATTGAAACTGGGTCTTCTTCAATATAATCTTCAAATTTCTTACATAGGTCGTAAAACTCTTGTACATCAAAGTCATAGCTTCTAGCAATAACCAAAAATTTGTCAGCTTCAACTCTATAAATCAAGAATTTTTCTTTACTAAAATATTTTTGTAATGTGTCAGAAAATTTTAATAAAACTCTATCTCCATTATGCTCACCAAAAAGGTCATTGATAGTTGAAAACTTATCTATATTAATCATTGCAATTAAATCTTCGTTTGAGTCTTCTAAATCTTTTTTAAGTCTATTTCTATTTGGTAAATGGGTTAAGTTGTCAATATATAAATCTTTTAATTCGTGGTATAAAAGTGATTGACTCATTAGCTGTAAAAGCTTTTTCATATCAATTGGTTTTAATACATATTTATCAACTCCAATATCAATTGCTTCAAGTAAATATTCAGTATTTGAAAAAGCTGTTGCAACTATAATAGGAATATTAGGGTTGATTTTTTTAATCTCTCGAATCATCTCTAAGCCATTCATAATAGGCATATTTACATCAGTAATAATTAAGTCAATCTCAGATTCGTTTTGTTTAAAAAGCTCTAAGCCTTCAGCTCCATTTTGTGCAACAAGTTGCTTCTTTGTAAACCCTTTTAGTATATTAAGAGTTATTTCTCTTAAGGCTTCTTCATCTTCTGCGTATAGTATTGTTATGTTTTTTAAAATAGATACATTTGATATCATTAAGACTTACTCCAAACTTATTACGATATAATATTATAATATCTATTATATAAATGTTAACTATTTTTGTTCGCATTTAATTTTTTGTTATTAATTCATAATTTATAGGAAATTTTGTGGCTAATGTTAAGTGCAATCACTGTCATTTAGAGTTTGATGAAAAAGTGATGATTAAAGAAGGAGATCTAAACTTTTGTTGTAAAGGTTGTCAAGGAGTCTTTCATATTTTAAAAGATGATGGGCTTGATTCTTTTTATGAAAAGCTTGGAAATAAAACTATTGCTCCACCTATTGAAACTAACGATGATATCGAAAGGTTTGATACAAAAAGCTTTGAAGATACTTTTATTAAAACTACCAACGATGGATACAGACAAATTGATTTAATCATTGAAGGAATTCATTGTGCTGCTTGTGTATGGTTAAATGAAAAAGTGCTTTTTGAAACAGATGGAATTATAAGTGCAGATATAAATTTTACAAATAATAAAGCAAAAATTATTTGGGATGAAGAAAAAATTAAATTATCTGAAATAATTTTAAAAATTAGAAGTATTGGGTATAACGCATATGCATATGATGCAACTGTAGCAGATGAACAAGCTGTAAAAGCTAAAAGGGATTATTTTATCCGTATGATGGTTGCAGTTTTTGCAAGTGTTAATATTATGATGCTAGGAGTTGCAAAATATACTGGATTTTTTACAGGAATTGATGATGAGATTAAAGAATATATCCATTTAGGAGAATTTATATTCTCTACACCAGTTTTATTTTATTCTGGATGGATATTTTTCCGTGGTGCATATTTTGGTTTAAAGAATCGTATTTTAAATATGGACTTTTTAGTTAGTTCCGGAGCTACTTTTACTTATATATACTCTTTATTTATTCTATTTGGTGGAAAAGGGGAGAGTTACTTTGATTCTGTAACAATGATTATTACCTTTGTATTAGTTGGAAAATATTTAGAAGTCATTGGTAAAAAAAGTGCAGTTGATACTTTAGACAAAATAAAAAGCTCAATACCTTTAGA is a window of Halarcobacter sp. DNA encoding:
- a CDS encoding ABC transporter ATP-binding protein, with amino-acid sequence MGETNTNNAPISDDSKILLEAKNLTHEFDYKLFENINLSLHKKESIAIIGVSGSGKSTLLNILSSLLKPKIGEIVFKNKDIYKLKKKKLLNIRREDFGIIFQAHYLFRGFSANDNLEIATLLSGNSIDKDLLKMLNIDFVINQSVGELSGGQQQRLSIARVLTKKPQIIFADEPTGNLDKQTAQVVMQVLHKYIKDNDAGMILVTHEDDLAMQCDKVYKLENLQLEELK
- the gmk gene encoding guanylate kinase, translating into MEKKGAILILSGPSGCGKSTLLKNVYKQIGDYHFSISTTTREPREGEVDGVDYYFVSREEFEEDIKKGHFLEWAEVHGNYYGTSLKPIISAVNEGKLVIFDIDVQGHTIVRKKLDNIVTSVFITTPSLMDLENRLKSRNTDSDEVIEKRLTNAKTEIKYFRKYDYFIINDDLEEASKSLVAIANIARVKAKLFNDEEIIAKWLAK
- a CDS encoding SCO family protein, which codes for MSKKKKFFGLIIIIILILTIFSTALPILYSNDKAGKVNKEIENIHFDFLKDETKKYVLLFFGYAGCDNICPPALNEISQIYDKLDKEQFSFYFINLQPNISKDGVDPFAKAFNKDFKGIYLDNKKLIDITTKFQIKYSPINSIDIDHTGFLYLLEKSGNTIYKQKFIYTARPFDIEYISNDLNTINRINND
- a CDS encoding alpha/beta hydrolase, which translates into the protein MLFSDIFKKDKLRLEDITINYKHGGKGKALLLIHGYPQTHTMWHKVANELSKFYYVICPDLRGYGDSSKPKGLENHQNYSKKTMAKDMIELMKYLGFDEFFVAGHDRGARVTHRLCLDYPENILKACVMDIAPTYHMFQNTDQNFATGYYHWFFLIQPDELPETMIAQNPTYYLKEKLKRWSDKAISFENKFDKEAIKEYIRCFDKDSIHATCEDYRAAATIDMKDDKKNTDKKVETPLLILWGEKGFINKTYNVLKVWEEYASNVSGKTLDCGHFLPEEKPKEVIKELKIFFK
- a CDS encoding EAL domain-containing protein, which encodes MISNVSILKNITILYAEDEEALREITLNILKGFTKKQLVAQNGAEGLELFKQNESEIDLIITDVNMPIMNGLEMIREIKKINPNIPIIVATAFSNTEYLLEAIDIGVDKYVLKPIDMKKLLQLMSQSLLYHELKDLYIDNLTHLPNRNRLKKDLEDSNEDLIAMINIDKFSTINDLFGEHNGDRVLLKFSDTLQKYFSKEKFLIYRVEADKFLVIARSYDFDVQEFYDLCKKFEDYIEEDPVSIDEHEIDLNITIGIAKSRDGNAYKYAQRVIAYARKKFEPILIYNDSFNIQESFEENIKWIKKIKNGVKNGNFKAYFQPIVDTQTKEIYKYEALVRYIDEDGTVVSPFTFLDIAKKAKLYPNIIKIMINEAFNLIKTKNKRVAVNISFEDIASSSTMEYVYGVIEENREYANKLEFEILESEEISDFSEVFKFINNMNNYECNIGVDDFGAGYSNFNMLVNLDINYVKIDGSLIRGINESKNQQIIVKTIDEFAKKFGFKTVAEFVSEEEIYTVIKDIGIDYCQGYYFDAPLSYDEII
- the tsf gene encoding translation elongation factor Ts; translated protein: MAGATPKLIKELREKSGAGMLDCKKALNECDGNIEEAQTWLREQGLAKAAKKSGNVAAEGIVTILVNDDNTKATMTEINSQTDFVAKNAQFLELTSQITTHAQVNNLNDAEALASSSIEGQEFTTFLNEKIAVIGENLVARKVVNVEGPVVNGYVHLGKVGVILAAKCDDAAKEKTVDLLKKVAMHAASMKPTVISYEDLSAEFIESENKAIIADIEKENEELVRLGKPLKNIPQFVSKQQLTDEAIAAAEAEMKEELLAQGKPEKIIGNIVKGKIARWIEDNSQLDKTHALLSQTYVMDDSMTVEEAIKAVDASIEIVEYVRFELGEGIEKKEEDFAAEVAAQMGK
- the rpsB gene encoding 30S ribosomal protein S2, giving the protein MVTMKDLLECGVHFGHQTRRWNPKMKKFIFGVRKNIYIIDLQKTLRYFRYTYNVVRDAAAEGQTMIFVGTKKQASSAVKDAAIKCGMPYVNHRWLGGMLTNYGTIKKSIRKLEVIKKMREEGQLDLLTKKEALMLTRKEEKLELYLGGIKEMNKLPDLMFVLDAVKEKIAIQEARRLGIKVVAPLDTNCDPDVVDYPIPGNDDAIRSIQLFCNEMAEAMNEGKAALADEAGEEIPVSEEEAQEVVAEAVAEGEAEAVETEEKTEEA